CCTGATGAGATTTTCTTATGTCTCCCTACCTGATGAGATTTTCTATGTCTCCCTACCTGATGATATTTTCTTATGTCTCACTACCTGATGAGATTTTCTATGTCTCCCTACCTGATGAGATTTTCTTATGTCTCACTACCTGATGAGATTTTCTTATGTCTCTCTACCTGATGAGATTTTCTTATGTCTCCCTACCTGATGAGATTTTCGTATGTCTCACTACCTGATGAGATTTTCTATGTCTCCCTACCTGATGAGATTTTCTATGTCTCCCTACCAGATGAGATTTTCTTATGTCTCCCTACCTGATGAGATTTTCTTATGTCTCCCTACCAGATGAGATTTTCTTATGTCTCCCTACCTGATGAGATTTTCTTATGTCTCCCTACCAGATGAGATTTTCTATGTCTCCCTACCTGATAAGATTTTCTATGTCTCCCTACCTGATGAGATTTTCTATGTCTCCCTAGCTGATGAGATTTTCTATGTCTCCCTACCTGATGAGATTTTCTTATGTCTCCCTACCTGATGAGATTTTCTATGTCTCCCTACCTGATGAGATTTTCTATGTCTCCCTACCTGATGAGATTTTCTTATGTCTCCCTACCTGATGAGATTTTCTATGTCTCCCTACCAGATGAGATTTTCTTATGTCTCCCTACCTGATGAGATTTTCTTATGTCTCCCTACCAGATGAGATTTTCTATGTCTCCCTACCTGATGAGATTTTCTAAAGTCTCCCTACCTGATGAGATTTTCTATGTCTCACTACCTGATGAGATTCTATGTCTCCCTACCTGATGATATTTTCTTATGTCTCCCTACCTGATGAGATTTTCTTTGGCACTTTTTTCGAGCGTCCTCATCAGTGGTTTCCACGCATTGACGGTGTTGAACTGCTGTCGGTAGGTAGCGAAAGGCAGTCTTGGATCCACCTTTTTGGCTGCGGTGTTGGACACGGGAAGTTCCGTCGAGGTAGCCTGACCGGTATTACTCTCACTGGCCTTACCTTTGGAATTACCCATCATTATTACCTTTAAATTTGCTATAAAAGCAAACAAAAGTCAATTGTGCATTGCATCTAAGGGAAATCAATGTTTACGCCATCATGATAACCCTTCAAGAGCTGAAAgacaaatgatttatttttgcTATTGCACCTGTAAACGAATAATGATTGAATAAGTACGTATTTATCCTTATCAAAtgcagatacaatgtatataacgaAAACCTAGTCTTGTCTATTATATTTGATCGAACTCATACAGTCAGCATAAACATCAATGACACAAACGTAAATCTAGGATTCATCGTAATAGGATTGACACCGGTAATACTAacttatatatcattaatgtcaCGCTAATGACAACATAAATACAGAtgtataccaaaaaaaaaaaaatctctgttctaaaatataattattagaTTAGGTTCGAATTGAAAGTTTAAATAAATGTAACCTTTTAACGTTTACAGAATACAAAACGATGATTTCgcgtatacaatgtaaatgaacAAATCGTCACTCACATTGTAATGCCAGGCTGGACGTGTGCTTGCCAACCGGATTACGGGCGTGTCCAAGGATGTGTTTATAGAAACACGCTAATACCGCAGCTGAATAACTATTGATAAACCAAGATAAGAACTATCaaccattaaaaaaaaaaaaaaaatgaagacaaAAAATAACTTTCCATAGGCGAATAAACACTTGATCAGCCACCATACCGAAATTGTCCACTATGTATCCGCGTTATAGCTCACAAAAAAGTGtgtatttttaaacataattttgGGTTGTTCGAGACACAGCATCgatttgttgatgtttttgttgttgtgttatCAAACGCTTATGTTCATTTTATACACAAGTACGTAGACTCCCTGAGACTAGAACCCGGGAGTAGGAATGTTTAGATGAAGAACATTGATGGTTCCTATAACTTGTAGCCTATATCATAAATTAACCAACGTAAATTTCAACAACCTGGgagtattttgttttataaatcacGTTGATGGTTCCTAACTTGAAGCCTGTGTTACGAAGCAACCTGCGTAGATATCGCCAACTCCTCCTTTTTCTATTGTTAAGGCCATGTAACGACCAGAAATGGTCCTACACACTTATAAAGACACTAGGATCAAACCAAAAATATTGTTGGCTCTTTTTCGCCCCTTCCTTGTATTGTAAATAGTAATTCCGGGGTATGATTATTCATCATTGTGTGTTGACCCATTTGTGGTAGATGTTTTGTTAACTTATCTTTTAAATTGtgattttgttctttttctttcAGCAGCATGTATTTGCAATTAAAGCATTACACAGCAAACTGatatttgttttacctgtatatgcaCATTACGGTATGTATTTGTACTGCCTCAAATCCGAACTTGACCAAAGTACATAAACGTCTGGTTGAGGACGAATATgtacctgtaaaactgacatGTACCTAGACGAATTTGATGCATTACCAACTCAGAGGTAAACACAACATGTGGTTAACACGTGACTTGTTAAACCAATGAGGCTTAACATCGGAGAAGGTGCAAACCACTGATCACATTTACAGACGATGACGATATATAGgtaaacatttacataatatatcaTTAGCTCTACTCGCGTGCTTAACTCATTAGGATATCAACTATAACACCTGTTGAGAGGATTGTCATCAAAAAGCTAACACTGATACGTTTTAATACATTAGGTAGTGGTATTCTTTACCAGATTAACCAGGTACACATACAAGCAGTATTTTCATGACTACCAAAATATAATGCAATAGTTGTAAATAGTGAAAGGAGAGAGCTTCGAGAACGTCCACAATTTACCACACTTACGTATAGTTATAAAGATGTGACGGACATATTTGATAGACTTACACATACGTTCTGTAAAATTGTGTCTGACAGTTCTGACAGCCTTTATAGACTTTTATTACACACACGCCACTCAAGCATGTTTTTACAATTACACCTTCTAAAAAAATAACCTATCCCTACACTTTGTTTTGTAAAGagttttaaaattcaatacaGGCGATAACTTAATTGCATTTGCTTATCATGTGTGAAACGTGGCTGTAGACACCAGCACTTATGTGTGAAAACGTAGCTGTAAACACCAGAATTTAAATGTGAAACGTAGCTGTAGACACCAGAATTTAAATGTGAAACGTAGCTGTAAACACCAGAATTTAAATGTGAAACGTAGCTGTAGACACCAGAATTAATGTGTGAAAACGTAGCTGTAGACACCAGAATTTAAATGTGAAACGTTGCTGTAGACACCAGAATTAATGTGTGAAAACGTAGCTGTAGACAGCAGAATTAATGTGTGAAAACGTAGCTGTAAACACCAGAATTTAAATGTGAAACGTTGCTGTAGACACCAGAATTAATGTGTGAAAACGTAGCTGTAGACACCAGAATTAATGTGTGAAAACGTAGCTGTAAACACCAGAATTTAAATGTGAAACGTTGCTGTAGACACCAGAATTAATGTGTGAAAACGTAGCTGTAGACAGCAGAATTAATGTGTGAAACGTTGCTGTAGACACCAGAATTAATGTGTGAAAACGTAGCTGTAGACAGCAGAATTAATGTGTGAAACGTAGCTGTAGACACAGGAATTCTCGGTTCACAACGTGTTAGAGTAAAAGACGAAATCCAAAAACAAAGATTCCGTTTATCAAgcttttaatttcattttaaatacctAGATACTAGAAAGAATATTTGTGATACTGAGACATCTAATACTTAGTCTTGAACGAGTATGagtaaaacaataatttaaacTGAATAACACTCAGTAATTACTTTCAAACGTTAATGTCACCTTTTGAGCAATGCAACATGGATGGAAACTTTATATCTTAACTAACTCAATGATcaattacatttataaattaacatatatgTTCATGCAAACATTCAACAGCTTCATATATATGTGAAATATCCTTTAAAAAAgcaaatacataaataaattaaaGGTATGACAGCTAAAAGCCTGTATCACAGAAAATGGCGATATTGAGTAGACAAAAGTACATTAGGTCCGTTGAAGATATACATTTAATGTACATGCCATTTACCTACATTACCACTATTAAGTATTAACATAATACgcacagatatacatgtaattatgctTAATTCGTAATGTTATACCTATGAAATTTCcataatttataaaacatcatatacGAACCTatcttttaaatcattttattaaaCACATTACCGATATTGATCCATGAATAAATGTTAAACTAGTTTGCCATTGGAAGGTGGAGCACTGTATACTAAAgccaaatatattttcattgcttTGCATGAAAAATGATGCATATTGTCAAACCATGCTTACCAAGTTTACAGTTATTGTCGACAGCCAAGTCACGGCAATACGTAACCCTGGTAACGATCGAGTTACTAGTCACGGCAATACGTAACCCTGGTAACGATCGAGTTACTAGTCACGGCAATACGTAACCCTGGTAACGATCGAGTTACTAGTCACGGCAATACGTAACCCTGCTAACGATTGAGTTACTAGTATCTTTAAACTCCGTTACttataatattcaaaataagtCTTTTAGTcctttttgtgtgtgttttccTTTTAAGTTTCAATCAGGTAACTAAGAGAAAAATAAGGCAAACCAACCCTCATATTGCCTGAAGATTTTTCTCATTTAGTATGTCATTTGAAGTGAGTTTCATTCTCCaacatttgtttttcaaaaaccATAATGCATTCttcatacacatatacaatatactctATCAACATGATTGGATGGATGAACTAAATAACTTTTTTTGCAAATCtaaagaaaaacattttgaCACGTTATGATGTTTCGAATACACTACAAAGCACAAGGTATTATTAAATACATATAGTTTTTAGGTTTTGTAGATTGAAAAGATTACTAACAGTATGGACAATATTGGTGGACGATTCCTTTAAACTTTGTAACAAAATGAGCATCAATTAACATCTTAAAGACTTAAAAAATGAACAATTTTGAAGCGACTTTTCCCGGAACTATTGATGAAAAACTGAATGAATATCTTAAAAATCTTTCATGAGATCACATATaccaagatatttttatattttgtttatgtacaACTTTCGGTATTTCATTCCATTTGCAGTTGTTTTTTTTGCCTTTTTATGTTCTGGACATTCAGACCCAATGAGGTTATATGCGGTGCTAGTTTAGCGTGTATCAACACGCCCTTTCCATTTCTGACACTATGAAATCATATAACATGTCGAAGTTTTCTGAAGTTGTGTCAGTCAGTCTGTCACCAAGGTTATGCCGCAGCGTCTCCATGAAAGTGACCTTCATATCCTGCAAAATATTACAGAGTGACCGCTTTACAAATCACATCACCAGAATCTAATATTATCTCTTTGTTTCTAGATTAATTttcatgtaatttgaaaaagGTTTGGCATAATTTTTGAAACTGATTTAACGAAGTTGGATCTAGAGGATCGCTGTTGAACAGTGacaaaacgaaatattatttttacataaacCAACATACCTTGACCATTGAAACTGTCACGGAACCTGATGCAGCAACCCGATGGATTTCTTCTAATCCTATATCAACACTTTCTAGGTTaacgatgacgtcatcaaacaTTTGAAAGATGTCGCCTGCCCTAACCTCAAACTCGAGGCTTTCCCGCATTGCGTCTTCTGTCTGCAAGTTCTTTATGTCTGGGAAGCTTTCCTTATACGTGGGGAAACGCTCGAAGAATCTGGataaaaaaatagttttgaaaatgaacTTCATCACCGATGCAGGTTATATTGGAGCTATATTTGCGCTCTATCAATGCCATTTATCCCCAATTAGTTTTACTCATTTACAGGAAAATCGTTCAGTGAAGAATGAGTAGAATATTTGCCGTATGTTATGGGATTGCATATCGTCTTTTTACAAACGAAGATTTCATTTTGTATGTTTAAAGCTGTAAGTAGGTTTATAGacatcaaaatcaacaaaaacaacgTTACAAAAAAGAACGAGCTGTATTTTTGTCAACATATCATTTTGGGATAGCTAAAAAGATGCTAGAGAATACCGGTAAATCGAGATGAAGGCTGTTTACTGTTGTTTACCACCTAAATACACCACTATACATAATCCATGGTAGACAACGACCGGGATTATCGTCTCATGTGTCACTCTTCCTGATCACCTACGTCAGCGTGCACACAGTTATATCTACTGTTTGTCTTACTACAATGCGCATGCGATAAGATGATAAGACGGCTCAGTTATTGCATGTATGTAGCTATCGTGGAGGGATCTTCGTATGGCAACACTAGGAGACGTTTATAGCCACCTAGCAAGTGATCATAATTGTCATGATGTGAGAAACACCAAGCATAGATATACCCATATCAGCAGCAACGCCCAAGAGGCTAGCCATGGAGGAGCAATCCGATGACCTCTAGTCGACCGGGCTTTGCGATGTTACAATAGCAGTAGAGCATTTTTAGTTGTGTACTATTCAGTAACTGCGCTGCGCTGTTCGCGTGTGTTCGTTGGGTGATATGAACAGGTTTGGAATTTGATTATATCCCCAATTAACTCATTAATCAAAGAAAACCCGAAAATTAAAATGAACGGTCAGTCGACCTCAAAAGCAACGACAACAATACCTTCATGAATAAACTAAAACCAAAAGACAAACGAGTGCAAGATATATCAACAAAAGGTATAATTACATAGAGAAGAGATAAGACCACACGTTCAAAAAGAGTAAGCATTCTGTTATATCGAGACTAGGCTCAATCCAAGTCATGCCATGCTCTCAAGAAAGATCATGGGGCAATGACAACATAACCACCACGCATATTAAAGAGCATCGAACATCGAAATTTAAATGCCAGTTGGAAATAAGTAATTTGAGATGGTACCAGGAGGACTATCAAAAAAATGATTACCTTTTCTCATCTCGAAAccatgttttgttttctgtgaacAGACAAGGCGATATACATTATCACACCAAAAATAGAGCGTTTCCCTTATGAATCATAAAATTGATCAAccggtatatctatgtatacagGTACGTTTGTCTGTGCTATAAGTTGTCCCTAATCGTggtatttgggttttttttgttttttttttatagaaacaGCTTAATACGTGTCAATTTAGTCATCGGTAGAAGCAGGGATGTCGCCATCATTAAACGAAATTTCACgagaaaaatcaaaatcataagACTCATCATGTTTTATAAGAACGCCTAGTTCGTTGGTTTTGCTGTGAAGTGAAATTCTAGATAATCGGTTTTTTGGTATAATGCCgttgatttcattttcaaaaggtAGACGCGATAACCAATAAATGAGgatattatatttaaatttatttttatttatattttcactgctcatgATTATCAGtgtgataaatttctatatttcaatggccaaaatgcaataaacttgtttatttaaaagCGTTGTCGGTATGTCTTAAAGGGAAATGGAAGAACTTGGAGAGCATTTCATATTCCTTATGTCTTATCATTtaccttccggaacacctggtcgtatTCTCCTCGTTAATAATAAGGGGTTTTATACTTTCGTTTTATTGATTATAAGATATTTTCTGGTTTCTATAGTTGTAAATGTCAACTTTGTTTATTCTACAAAAAAATGAagaacaagttatatcatattatattaatcacacttgttggcccggatggaagcgcgcgaggggtcttactgtgggaggaaaccagagtacacttggaaaacccacgtggtcgggcaggtgaccccatacgtAGCGAACCCCGgtcacctaggtgaaaggcaagtgcgttaccactgtgtcacccgaccacccataAATAGTTCTATAGTTCCATATCaattataaatcattttttGTTATCTCTTATAGAAGCAATATGAAAACACTGACGTGTAAGCCttcacaaaaaacaaaagtaagGCACAAGATAAGACAAGCTGGGAATGTGTTTGTCTGTATGCCACAGGTGAAAAcgatattataattatataagtagcGAGATTGTGGGTGCATTCTGATTTTATATGCTGGttacatttataaatcattttaaactaatgCTTGTAAAGTGCGTGTCAAGGTATCATTGTCAGACATCACACAAATGAGTctacaataaaaatgtatttaaaattaaacatgaaTCATCAAGTGGAAATTGACTTTTAATGTACATTGATAAGTTTCTGAAgtttgtttaatttgttatttccGGAGATATACTAGTGCATCGTCTCAGATGACCAGAAATGTAGGTATCTGATATAATATcatgacatttttttaaattaagacTATGTTAAccaagtacatgtacttcactggtgaaatattaaaatttagtcatatccatacataaattatacTAGCAGAATATTATAAGCAGCATTGAAACAGGTTTTTTTCCCAACCGAATGGACCATATTGGTTGTTGTATTCTTTTTATAATGTTCACAGACCAAACTTTTCATATTGATTATGTTACCTTGCTAATTGCTGTTATCTGACGGAGTGACTTTAAGCCTTAAATTGTCTTCTCCGTTAGACGGATTAAGCTTTCCAAGACACCTTCTTGTGTAATATCCTCATAGaccaataaaatatatactgaaggtgtatttattttgtatttactaatatatatggatatataatgtaatatgtaaagAGTATCTTACAATATCAAGGACAGGTACTTACACACGACTTAGGGTACACACGTACCAATTAATGCGAAGACACACCAATTAGGTCACATATACGTACCAATTATACACATGACGGGTAGGTGTTGTGACCTAATACAATGGAAGCATGCCCCGAGTAACTACAGAACCAAccttaatgataatatcacagCCACTATAAT
This DNA window, taken from Pecten maximus chromosome 3, xPecMax1.1, whole genome shotgun sequence, encodes the following:
- the LOC117323643 gene encoding uncharacterized protein LOC117323643 — protein: MGNLKSRLKRSKSKSRKSGHVNLPESSSSRKTVDPRLPFTNYRQIFSIKNAWKNVMRTMEDTAKDHLIRFFERFPTYKESFPDIKNLQTEDAMRESLEFEVRAGDIFQMFDDVIVNLESVDIGLEEIHRVAASGSVTVSMVKDMKVTFMETLRHNLGDRLTDTTSENFDMLYDFIVSEMERAC